A region of Ursus arctos isolate Adak ecotype North America unplaced genomic scaffold, UrsArc2.0 scaffold_31, whole genome shotgun sequence DNA encodes the following proteins:
- the LOC125283526 gene encoding putative olfactory receptor 2B8 — MCQQRMEQKNGSSFTGFILLGFSDRPQLELVLFVVLLIFYLFTLLGNTTIIALSHLDPHLQTPMYFFLSNLSFLDLCYTTSTVPQLLVHLRGADKSISFGGCVVQLFVALGLGSTECILLGVMAFDRYAAICRPLHYTVVMHPRLCALMASASWVIGFANSSLQTVLIFIVPRCGRNKIDHFFCEIPPLFKLACVDTTVYESEMFFVSVMILLIPVALITFSYGRIVRAVLRIKSSAGQRKAFGTCGSHITVVSLFYGTAIYAYLQPSNNYSQDHGKFVSLFYTIVTPMVNPVIYTLRNKDVTGAMKKVLCRGHDSR; from the coding sequence ATGTGCCAACAGAGGATGGAACAGAAAAATGGCAGTTCTTTCACTGGGTTTATCCTGCTGGGTTTCTCGGACCGGCCTCAGCTGGAGCTCGTCCTCTTCGTGGTTCTGCTGATCTTCTATCTGTTCACTCTGCTGGGAAACACCACCATCATTGCCTTGTCCCACCTGGACCCCCATCTTCAgactcccatgtactttttcctctccAACCTGAGCTTTCTGGACCTGTGCTACACGACCAGCACTGTCCCGCAGCTCCTGGTTCATCTCAGGGGAGCAGACAAGTCTATCTCGTTTGGTGGCTGTGTGGTTCAGCTGTTTGTCGCTCTAGGGTTGGGATCGACTGAATGCATTCTCTTAGGGGTCATGGCATTTGACCGCTATGCTGCCATCTGTAGGCCCCTGCACTACACAGTGGTCATGCACCCCCGTCTCTGTGCCCTCATGGCTTCCGCATCGTGGGTCATTGGTTTTGCCAACTCCTCATTGCAGACAGTGCTCATCTTCATTGTACCACGTTGTGGGAGAAATAAAATTGATCACTTTTTTTGTGAGATCCCCCCACTATTCAAGCTTGCCTGTGTTGACACGACTGTATATGAGTCAGAGATGTTCTTTGTCAGTGTGATGATTCTCCTCATCCCTGTGGCCTTAATCACCTTCTCCTATGGTCGGATTGTCAGGGCAGTCTTAAGAATAAAGTCATCTGCAGGACAGAGGAAAGCGTTTGGGACGTGTGGGTCCCACATCACGGTGGTCTCCCTGTTCTATGGCACGGCCATCTACGCTTACCTCCAGCCCAGCAACAACTACTCCCAGGATCACGGCAAGTTTGTTTCTCTGTTCTACACCATCGTCACCCCCATGGTCAACCCTGTCATATATACACTGCGGAACAAGGATGTGACAGGAGCAATGAAGAAGGTGCTTTGCAGGGGCCATGACTCCAGATGA